The Neurospora crassa OR74A linkage group I, whole genome shotgun sequence genome segment CCTTCTCCCAGCGGTGGGGCTCCCAAAGGTCGGGCTGGGGGAAGTAGGACTCGTCCGTGGCGGAGACACCAggggcggcgaggaggacgtgATCGGTCGGAATAACGTACTTGGTACCGGGGACGGGCATGGGCGTCTTGACGGCGCGCATGATGGAATGGATAGGGGCGTGGAGGCGGAGGGTTTCCTTGACAATGGCGGCGTGCAGGGGCAGCTTGGCGAGGTCCTCGTAGGTGAGTGGGGGGAGGTCGGCGCCGAGGTTCTTGACTTGTTCGTTGTAGAGATCCTCCATGATGTCGGGGCGGGAGGCGAGGCGGAGCATGATCCACGAGCTGGTGGAGGACGAAGAATGCTGGCCGGCCATGAGGAGGGCGATCATCATGTGGGCGATCTCGTGGTCGGGAACGGGGACGTCGCCCTTGTAGGTCGAGTTCATCAGGTGCCACATAATGTCCTGGGCGCCAGTCTCGCCGCGAGCGCGACGCTCCTTGATGGTGTCCATGTAGATCTTAGCAACGGTACGCTGGGCGTAGTCGCGACGGTTGTTCCAGGGAAGAGGGGCCCAGTGAAGCATGAAGTTGATGGGAGAGAAACCCATGTCGAGGTCGTGGTATAGGTCGGCAAGCGTCTCGTCGAACTTGTCGCGAATCTCCTTGCCCTGAAGAGCGTGCGAGGCGGTGAAGATGGTGATCTGCGCCATCTTGGGGGGAATATCGACGATGCCGGATTTTCCCTTGAAGTCGGCGGTTCTCTTGAGGTAGCTGGTAACCTCATCGGAGATGATGGGGACATATTGGCGGAAAGCTTCGGTGGTGAGCGCAATTTTCATGAACTTGTGAAAACCGTATGTTAGCACACTCTTTACCACCTCCATATGTTGTTGCCTCTGCtaaccttcttctgctccatAAGCTTGGAGTTGGGGCAATCGTAGACGACGTCCTTGCCGAAAACAGGGGTAGTAAGGACGGTGTAAATCTCTTCGGCGTTGACATCGCGAATTTTGCCGTTCAAGATAAAGTCATTGCCCTTGGGGCCGACGTAGACAGTAGTCTTCTttccgaggaggatgaaggtGAAGCAATCGCCGTACTGTTCGAGCGCCGAGATCGTTAGCAAGCCAAGTTCGCGCGTAGCCCAACAGGAGGCGGTTGGAGGATTTACCTTTTCCCTGTTCTCCTTGAAGAAACGCGGCGGGTCCATACCATACGTAATGGTGCTGCCGATGAGAGGAAACCAGTGGAAGACGAGAGGCGGCTCATTAGGCTTTTTGAAGAGGAACTGCTGGAGGACGTTGAGGACGACGGCAACAAACAAAAAGGAGGCGATCGCGACACCAATTTGCGACACCGTCCCCAGCTGGGAAAACTGCTGGGACAGCGGTCCCGCAACGACTTGCAGGATGCCCAtggttggagaaggaggcgggGAGAAGGCGTGGAGGGGAACGAAGCCAAAGTCGTGGACGCCGGCAGCAAACAAGCAAGAAAATGAATGTAGCCTGAGGAGGGGGGGTAAAAGGGGAGAAGATGGGCGACGCGACTTGATTTTATAAAGTCGGTCGATGGTTGGCGGTTATCGTAGCCTTTCCCTCTCTGGCTACGACCTATCCTAGCGATAGGCTGataggggaggggaggtctACCCACCTAGCTAGGGACCAAGGGCAGTGCAGTGGTAGTGTAAAACTGGGGTGACAGCAGCACACTTTCACCAGCTTGGTGAAGCTCAGGGACCACCTCACCTTTCGGGAGCAGCTTTCCCTCCGGGCGAATAGGAGTTGGGCAGTCTGATGTCTCCCAGCCAATCATAAGAGCAGGGGCAACGCATTCGTATTCGGATTTTTGGTTGGACGGTACGTACCCTCTCCAGATCATCCAAACTAACCTATCCTTGCCGCACTGGCAACCTCAGCCCAAGATCATGCCATGGGGGAAATCGCATCTGACGGTTTCCACCATGGAAAGAGACGATTGGAGCTCTTCAGCCATGCTGTTTTGGTCTTGCAAAGGAAATGGGATGCAGACAGGGTAATGTCATGCTTGAATGGAAATCCTAACGTCTTCAGAACGCGGCGAGTACGAAGGAATACATATGAATGCCTGACTGCAGATGCAGGGCAGCGATGAACAGATATGATAATATGCATACTACTTGAATGGCCGCTATCTACATACTTCACCCCTTTCAAACATCTCACCAATTCCCAACTCGCAAGCAAAAGTATCTAACATTCCGTGCTTTGTTGAAAGAAACTTGGTCAAATACTAAAAAAGGGGTCAAGCTGGAGTTCAACGGAGCCATCTCTTGGCATTCGAGGTTGTGCTTTGCCACAGCGGCTACTCCCGCTCTCGTCTCAATCCCGCCCAAGCAAGTCATCTTGCGTCGTCCCTCGCCTTTGCTGACCACCACTATCTTTCTAGCCTatgaaaatatattaaaaaaggaaCCAAAGAAACACGTGGAGTTCGCTATTGTTATAGTGAGGTAGTGCAATGGCGTCATCAAACGATTACGCAAACGTATTCGAATCCATGGTTTGATAGACTCATGATCGAAAATCTGTTGCTGCCGGTTCGAATATGTATGTATagagtaaatatatttatttgttGTCTGAATCAGGTGGCTTGGTATCTTCCAATACTATGAGGCAGGTTTCCAACCGAGCCCTTTGTCACTCTACACAAAACCAACCAAATGCATTGACTTGCTTGGTTCAGACATGCaagaaaacagaaaaaaaaaaaaaaaaaaaaaaaaaaaaaaaaaaaaaaatcaatgCTGATTCTGACAGGAAGCCGGGACATGTTCTATCTGACAtcgaaagaagaaaacccATACGAAGGAATAGAGAAAAGCTTGAGTGAATGCGTGTTATGTGGTATCATGAGTGCCCTATCCCAAGA includes the following:
- a CDS encoding cytochrome P450 51; protein product: MGILQVVAGPLSQQFSQLGTVSQIGVAIASFLFVAVVLNVLQQFLFKKPNEPPLVFHWFPLIGSTITYGMDPPRFFKENREKYGDCFTFILLGKKTTVYVGPKGNDFILNGKIRDVNAEEIYTVLTTPVFGKDVVYDCPNSKLMEQKKFMKIALTTEAFRQYVPIISDEVTSYLKRTADFKGKSGIVDIPPKMAQITIFTASHALQGKEIRDKFDETLADLYHDLDMGFSPINFMLHWAPLPWNNRRDYAQRTVAKIYMDTIKERRARGETGAQDIMWHLMNSTYKGDVPVPDHEIAHMMIALLMAGQHSSSSTSSWIMLRLASRPDIMEDLYNEQVKNLGADLPPLTYEDLAKLPLHAAIVKETLRLHAPIHSIMRAVKTPMPVPGTKYVIPTDHVLLAAPGVSATDESYFPQPDLWEPHRWEKDSPLAPTIVRNVPSEEDDEKIDYGYGLVSKGANSPYLPFGAGRHRCIGEQFANVQLQTILAIIVRNFKFRNVDGSDKVIGTDYASLFSRPLEPAKIYWERREGCQL